The following are encoded together in the Bradyrhizobium sp. CCGUVB1N3 genome:
- a CDS encoding GGDEF domain-containing protein, which translates to MSQAGPILFVSNAQRPAFVSALDEARLFPVIDSDWAGAARAVEEIQPAAVVAALASGHELHLAAVAKAIAGQTLYLPLIIVDPQTALPHNALPFTLRGNNSDRLIARLRAAMRVRTLHATVLRRLPETKVSLPDSDPARDATVLLIGRGSAYPALSVALGERMGVIGALSIEAAAKHLNTRDIDGVVLAEGFTARVADAFLTVLAEDTRFRNMPVVVTAHQLTQVYDLPNLELISGDPAQIAANALPLIRQHAMEAQFSRTLRSIDAGGWLDPRSGLLTPEAFARDFSKAVEQTLARGGGLSVARFAFDARNPRAQLDAARILSRLMRQMDFGAAQKDGSVIVVFAETDFRTAHMIARRLSAVMRHTSNGKREPRSEPVVSVDSLSPSDTARSLLARLSAEAPRAAS; encoded by the coding sequence ATGTCCCAGGCGGGCCCGATCCTCTTTGTGTCCAATGCCCAGCGGCCGGCCTTCGTTTCGGCGCTCGACGAGGCCCGGCTTTTTCCCGTCATCGATAGCGATTGGGCGGGTGCGGCACGCGCCGTCGAAGAGATCCAGCCGGCCGCCGTCGTCGCTGCGCTTGCCAGTGGACATGAGCTGCATCTTGCCGCTGTCGCAAAGGCGATCGCGGGCCAGACGCTCTATCTGCCCCTGATCATCGTCGATCCCCAGACAGCCCTGCCCCACAACGCGCTGCCGTTCACGCTGCGCGGCAACAATTCCGACCGCCTCATCGCGCGGCTGCGCGCCGCGATGCGCGTCCGCACTCTGCACGCGACCGTGCTGCGCCGCCTGCCGGAGACAAAGGTCTCGCTGCCCGATTCCGACCCCGCGCGCGACGCGACCGTCCTGCTGATCGGCCGCGGCTCCGCCTATCCGGCCCTCTCGGTCGCACTCGGCGAGCGCATGGGCGTGATCGGAGCGCTCTCCATCGAAGCCGCCGCAAAGCATCTCAACACCCGCGACATCGACGGCGTTGTGCTTGCCGAAGGCTTTACCGCCCGCGTTGCCGACGCTTTCCTCACGGTGCTCGCGGAAGATACCCGCTTCCGCAACATGCCCGTGGTCGTCACCGCGCATCAGCTCACCCAGGTTTACGACCTGCCCAATCTCGAGCTCATTTCCGGCGATCCGGCGCAGATTGCCGCCAACGCGCTGCCGCTGATCCGTCAGCACGCGATGGAGGCGCAGTTCAGCCGCACGCTACGCTCGATCGACGCCGGCGGCTGGCTCGATCCGCGCAGCGGCCTGCTCACGCCGGAAGCCTTTGCCCGCGATTTTTCCAAAGCGGTCGAGCAGACGCTCGCCCGCGGCGGCGGCCTGTCGGTGGCGCGCTTTGCTTTCGATGCCCGCAATCCACGCGCGCAGTTGGATGCCGCGCGGATCCTGAGCCGGCTGATGCGGCAGATGGATTTCGGCGCCGCGCAGAAGGATGGCTCCGTCATCGTGGTGTTCGCGGAGACCGATTTCCGGACCGCCCACATGATCGCCCGCCGCCTCTCCGCCGTGATGCGCCATACCTCCAACGGCAAGCGCGAGCCGCGCTCAGAGCCCGTCGTCAGCGTAGATTCGCTGTCGCCGTCGGATACCGCGAGATCGCTGCTGGCACGCTTGTCGGCCGAAGCTCCGCGCGCGGCGTCGTAG
- a CDS encoding class I adenylate-forming enzyme family protein, giving the protein MNQPVSPTLDTLFQRTLARQPHAPALYDPLNKIRITGHLPRRLTYAEADRAIEALSAHFVESGLPANSVIAVQLPSTVEFVLTVLAAHRAGLVVAVLPLLWRHAELTAALNRTAARAIVTMSKVDGVIYADLAMHAAAEAFSIRHVCGFGTDLPEGMASLDDVLSRAPGTTRSVIQDGRKAAMISFDVTAEGFRPVPRPHFSIIAAGLAMSLEADIPQGATIVSAFTPMSFAGLASSLAIWLLSGGTLALHHPFDSEVLEQQVNEQGCEVLIAPAPLALRLGEADLAARMPGLRNVVGLWRAPEQVAASDAWIAPHAPLTDVYLFGEAGLFGARRGEDGMPVPVMPGPHGAPREQSGSSVAGEILLTPKGTLGLRGPMVPIAAYAPPQPVGDTLTAQPPRDYVDTGYAARLDRPSGAICITAPPSGIMAVGGYRFLSNDLQEWARRLGQGALLTALPDRLSGHRLAGRAQDNARAREALSELGLNPLMVEAFRDRTGPG; this is encoded by the coding sequence GTGAACCAGCCAGTATCGCCGACGCTCGACACGCTGTTCCAGCGGACGCTGGCCCGCCAGCCGCATGCGCCCGCGCTGTACGATCCCCTCAACAAGATTCGCATCACCGGGCATCTGCCCAGGCGCTTGACCTATGCCGAAGCCGATCGGGCGATCGAGGCGCTGTCGGCCCATTTCGTCGAGTCCGGCCTGCCGGCCAACTCCGTTATCGCCGTGCAACTGCCGAGCACGGTCGAGTTCGTGCTCACGGTGCTTGCGGCCCATCGCGCCGGCCTCGTCGTCGCCGTGCTGCCGCTCTTGTGGCGGCACGCGGAGCTGACCGCGGCGCTCAACCGCACCGCGGCGCGTGCGATCGTCACCATGAGCAAGGTCGACGGTGTGATCTACGCCGATCTCGCCATGCATGCCGCGGCAGAAGCCTTCTCCATCCGTCACGTCTGCGGCTTCGGCACCGATCTGCCGGAAGGCATGGCCTCGCTCGACGATGTTCTGTCGCGCGCGCCCGGCACGACGCGCAGCGTCATCCAGGACGGCCGTAAGGCGGCGATGATCTCCTTCGACGTCACCGCGGAAGGCTTTCGTCCAGTGCCGCGGCCGCATTTCAGCATCATCGCGGCCGGGCTCGCGATGTCGCTCGAAGCCGACATTCCGCAGGGCGCGACCATCGTGTCGGCATTCACGCCGATGTCGTTTGCCGGCCTCGCCTCCTCGCTTGCGATCTGGCTACTGTCCGGCGGAACGCTGGCGCTGCATCACCCCTTCGACAGCGAGGTGCTGGAGCAGCAAGTCAATGAGCAGGGCTGCGAGGTGTTGATCGCACCCGCCCCGCTCGCCTTGCGGCTCGGGGAAGCCGATCTCGCGGCGCGGATGCCGGGTTTGCGCAACGTCGTCGGCCTGTGGCGCGCGCCGGAACAGGTGGCGGCGAGCGACGCCTGGATCGCACCGCATGCGCCATTGACGGACGTCTATTTGTTCGGCGAAGCCGGCTTGTTCGGGGCGCGGCGCGGCGAGGACGGCATGCCGGTGCCGGTGATGCCGGGGCCGCATGGCGCCCCGCGGGAGCAGTCCGGCTCCTCTGTTGCGGGCGAGATCCTGCTGACGCCGAAGGGCACGCTCGGCCTGCGCGGTCCGATGGTGCCGATCGCGGCCTACGCCCCGCCGCAACCGGTCGGCGACACCCTGACGGCGCAACCGCCGCGCGACTATGTCGACACCGGCTACGCCGCGCGGCTCGATCGCCCGAGCGGAGCGATCTGCATCACGGCGCCTCCCTCCGGCATCATGGCCGTCGGCGGCTACCGCTTCCTGTCCAACGACTTGCAGGAATGGGCGCGCCGCCTCGGCCAGGGCGCGTTGCTCACGGCGCTGCCCGATCGGCTCTCCGGACACCGTCTGGCCGGGCGCGCCCAGGACAACGCAAGGGCCCGCGAGGCGCTCAGCGAACTCGGGCTTAACCCCCTGATGGTCGAGGCTTTTCGCGACCGCACCGGGCCCGGTTGA
- a CDS encoding extracellular solute-binding protein, with protein MSESVRLPAVVCVALALAFAGLTSVPAKAAESYAIAMHGKPALPPDFTHMPYVNPDAPKGGRLIWSVLGTFDSLNPFIVRGIAVQHVRSYVIESLLARGNDEAFTLYGLLAKTVETDDDRTYVTFHLDPRARFSDGTQVAADDVLFSWQLLRDHGRPNHRQYYAKVAKAEAPDPLTVRFDLAGANDRELPLILGLMPILPRHAVDVATFEETTMTGPVGSGPYRVGAVKPGTSVTLTRNPDYWGRDLPVNRGLYNFDEIRLDYYREANGQFEAFKRGLYDFRVETEPLRWHDAYDFPAVKAGEVIRDTIKPGVPQPSEFLVFNTRRPMFADIRVRQALTLLFDFELVNRSYFFGLYSRVAGYFAGSDLSAYGRPADARERELLKPYAAQIRPDVMDGSYRLPVTDGSGRDRATLRAALKLLSEAGYDLDGTVLRNRATKAPFTFEILVTTRDQERIALAFARDLKRAGIEPSVRSVDPVQFDQRRLGYEFDMIQNRWDQSLSPGNEQSFYWGSAAADNPGTRNYMGAKDPAVDAMIAALLEARDHTDFVSAVRALDRALIAGFYTIPLFNVSEQWIARWNRIERPSVTALSGYLPETWWQKANAQSKQQGN; from the coding sequence ATGTCTGAGAGCGTGCGCCTGCCAGCCGTGGTCTGCGTGGCGCTTGCTCTCGCATTTGCGGGCTTGACGTCCGTTCCGGCCAAGGCAGCCGAAAGCTACGCCATTGCCATGCATGGCAAGCCGGCGCTGCCGCCCGATTTCACCCATATGCCCTACGTCAACCCCGATGCGCCCAAGGGCGGCCGGCTGATTTGGTCGGTGCTCGGCACCTTCGACAGCCTCAATCCGTTCATCGTCAGGGGCATCGCGGTCCAGCACGTCCGCAGCTACGTCATCGAAAGCCTGCTGGCACGCGGCAATGACGAGGCCTTCACGCTGTATGGCCTGCTCGCGAAGACGGTCGAAACCGACGACGACCGGACTTACGTGACATTCCACCTCGATCCCAGAGCGCGGTTCTCCGACGGAACGCAGGTCGCGGCCGATGACGTGCTGTTCTCCTGGCAGCTCCTGCGCGACCATGGCCGGCCCAACCACCGGCAATATTACGCCAAGGTCGCCAAGGCGGAGGCGCCGGATCCCCTCACCGTCCGCTTCGATCTCGCTGGGGCCAACGACCGGGAACTGCCGCTGATCCTCGGACTGATGCCGATCCTGCCCAGGCACGCCGTCGACGTCGCGACCTTCGAGGAGACGACGATGACCGGCCCGGTCGGCTCGGGCCCCTACCGCGTCGGTGCGGTCAAACCCGGCACCAGCGTGACTCTGACCCGCAATCCCGACTATTGGGGCCGCGACCTGCCGGTCAATCGCGGCCTCTACAATTTCGACGAGATCAGGCTCGATTATTATCGTGAGGCCAACGGCCAGTTTGAAGCCTTCAAGCGCGGCCTCTATGATTTTCGCGTCGAGACCGAGCCGCTGCGCTGGCACGACGCCTACGACTTTCCCGCCGTCAAGGCTGGCGAAGTGATCCGCGACACCATCAAGCCGGGCGTGCCGCAGCCCTCGGAATTTCTGGTGTTCAACACCCGCCGGCCGATGTTTGCCGACATCCGCGTGCGCCAGGCGCTGACGCTGCTGTTCGACTTCGAGCTGGTCAACCGCAGCTACTTCTTCGGGCTCTATTCGCGTGTGGCCGGCTACTTCGCGGGCTCGGACCTCTCCGCCTATGGCCGCCCCGCCGATGCACGCGAGCGGGAACTGCTGAAGCCTTACGCGGCGCAGATCCGGCCGGACGTCATGGACGGCAGCTATCGCCTGCCGGTGACCGACGGCTCGGGCCGCGACCGCGCGACGCTGCGCGCGGCGCTGAAGCTGCTATCGGAGGCTGGCTATGATCTCGACGGCACGGTGCTGCGCAACCGCGCAACGAAAGCGCCTTTCACCTTCGAGATCCTAGTGACGACGCGCGACCAGGAGCGCATTGCGCTCGCCTTCGCGCGTGACCTCAAGCGCGCCGGCATAGAGCCGAGCGTGCGTTCGGTCGATCCGGTTCAGTTCGACCAGCGCCGGCTCGGCTACGAGTTCGACATGATCCAGAACCGCTGGGACCAGTCGCTCTCGCCGGGCAACGAGCAATCGTTCTACTGGGGCAGCGCCGCCGCCGACAATCCCGGCACCCGCAATTACATGGGCGCAAAGGACCCGGCCGTCGACGCGATGATCGCAGCCCTGCTGGAGGCTCGTGATCACACGGATTTCGTCTCCGCCGTGAGGGCGCTGGACCGCGCCCTGATCGCCGGCTTCTACACGATCCCCCTCTTTAACGTATCGGAGCAATGGATCGCGCGCTGGAATCGGATAGAACGGCCATCGGTCACCGCGTTGTCCGGTTATCTGCCGGAGACTTGGTGGCAGAAGGCGAACGCCCAGAGCAAGCAACAAGGCAACTAA
- a CDS encoding invasion associated locus B family protein: MNFRILAASVRPRGRLLALLTVSALAVPFAAQAQTATPAPAAPKAAPKAAPKAAPKAPGSAAPAPQAQGQAPAAGAPPAGAPPADQQQQQVQLIYAPWTKFCLKGQDANAKQVCFTGKDGRIESGQPVIAAVIIEPEGEPKKILRVTLPLGMQLVHGTRIIVDNNPPLQSPYVICFANGCMSDYEATPDLINNLKKGQNLVVQAINANGAPLTLPLPLAGEFAKAYDGPPTDPKVFEENQKKLQEELQKKADEQRKKLEQSGQAAPAPSAQK; encoded by the coding sequence ATGAATTTCCGTATTTTGGCCGCGTCGGTCCGGCCGCGCGGGCGCCTTCTCGCCCTGTTGACGGTCTCGGCACTTGCTGTTCCGTTCGCCGCCCAGGCTCAGACCGCAACGCCTGCTCCGGCGGCGCCGAAGGCTGCGCCGAAAGCCGCGCCGAAGGCAGCTCCCAAGGCGCCTGGGTCCGCCGCACCGGCGCCGCAGGCCCAGGGCCAGGCACCCGCCGCCGGCGCCCCGCCGGCCGGCGCGCCGCCCGCCGACCAGCAACAGCAGCAGGTCCAGCTGATCTACGCGCCCTGGACAAAGTTCTGCCTAAAGGGCCAGGACGCCAACGCCAAGCAGGTCTGCTTCACCGGCAAGGACGGCCGCATCGAGTCCGGCCAGCCCGTGATCGCCGCCGTGATCATCGAGCCGGAAGGCGAGCCGAAGAAGATTCTTCGCGTCACGCTGCCGCTCGGCATGCAGCTCGTGCACGGCACCCGCATCATCGTCGACAACAATCCGCCGCTGCAGAGCCCCTACGTGATCTGCTTCGCCAACGGCTGCATGTCGGACTATGAAGCGACGCCCGACCTCATCAACAACCTGAAGAAGGGCCAGAACCTGGTGGTTCAGGCGATCAACGCCAATGGCGCGCCGCTGACGCTGCCGCTGCCGCTGGCCGGCGAGTTCGCCAAGGCCTATGACGGTCCGCCGACCGATCCCAAGGTGTTCGAAGAGAACCAGAAGAAGCTCCAGGAAGAGCTTCAGAAGAAGGCCGACGAGCAGCGCAAGAAGCTCGAGCAGAGCGGTCAGGCAGCGCCGGCGCCTTCGGCCCAGAAGTAA
- the hspQ gene encoding heat shock protein HspQ has translation MIKARTAKFQIGQVVRHRIFSFRGVIFDIDPEFNNTEEWWLSIPEEVRPHKDQPFYHLLAENAESEYVAYVSEQNLLPDDSGEPIRHSQVAEIFVKDKSGGYRPRNPSLN, from the coding sequence ATGATTAAAGCGCGGACCGCCAAATTCCAGATCGGACAGGTCGTGCGCCACCGGATCTTCTCGTTCCGGGGCGTGATCTTCGACATCGATCCGGAATTCAACAACACCGAGGAATGGTGGCTGTCGATCCCCGAGGAGGTCCGGCCCCACAAGGATCAGCCGTTCTACCATCTGCTGGCGGAGAACGCGGAATCCGAATACGTCGCCTATGTCTCCGAGCAGAACCTGTTGCCCGACGATTCCGGCGAGCCGATCCGGCATTCGCAGGTTGCCGAGATCTTCGTGAAGGACAAATCGGGCGGCTATCGCCCGCGTAATCCGTCGCTCAACTGA
- a CDS encoding AEC family transporter, with protein MVDILNLALPYFGLIFVGFACGKAKSLPESGLAWMNFFLLYVSLPALLFAIMSKTPFSELNNPPFLVATTLSTIAAFSIALVVGKVLGRLSLREATLAGLSGGYGNIGYMGPGLALAVLGPKAAAPTALIFCCDSIFLFTIVPLLIELSDRDHPSILHAFGVVLRQILLNPLIMSACFGAAVAALHIELPVALDRTITFLQNAAAPTALFVLGVTVALRPFNRVPWEVPGVIAVKLLVHPLASFALMLAFGPFAQPWAATAVLMASLPPALNVFVIARQNDAWIESASVAVLLGTFASVVTLTSVMWFIQTGRLAFP; from the coding sequence ATGGTCGATATCCTCAATCTGGCCCTACCTTATTTCGGCCTGATCTTCGTCGGTTTCGCCTGCGGCAAGGCCAAGTCCCTGCCGGAATCAGGCCTCGCCTGGATGAACTTCTTCCTGCTCTACGTGTCGTTGCCGGCGCTGCTCTTTGCGATCATGTCGAAGACGCCGTTCTCCGAGCTGAACAACCCGCCGTTTCTGGTTGCGACCACGCTGTCGACGATTGCAGCATTCAGTATTGCGCTCGTGGTCGGGAAGGTCCTTGGCCGGCTGTCGCTGCGCGAGGCGACGCTTGCGGGGCTCTCCGGCGGCTATGGCAATATCGGCTATATGGGCCCGGGGCTCGCACTCGCGGTGCTCGGACCGAAGGCTGCGGCGCCGACCGCGCTGATCTTCTGCTGCGACAGCATTTTCCTGTTCACGATCGTACCGCTCCTGATCGAGCTATCCGACCGCGATCATCCCTCGATCCTGCACGCCTTCGGCGTCGTGCTGAGGCAGATCCTGCTCAACCCGCTGATCATGTCGGCCTGCTTTGGCGCGGCTGTCGCGGCACTCCATATCGAGCTGCCGGTCGCGCTCGATCGCACCATCACCTTCCTGCAAAATGCCGCCGCGCCGACCGCGCTGTTCGTGCTCGGCGTCACCGTGGCGCTGCGGCCGTTCAATCGCGTGCCCTGGGAAGTGCCGGGCGTGATCGCGGTAAAGCTCCTCGTCCATCCGCTCGCATCATTCGCGCTGATGCTGGCGTTCGGCCCGTTCGCGCAGCCCTGGGCCGCGACCGCGGTGCTGATGGCTTCGCTGCCCCCGGCGCTGAACGTGTTCGTCATCGCGCGGCAGAATGACGCCTGGATCGAATCCGCCTCGGTTGCAGTGCTGCTCGGGACGTTTGCCTCGGTGGTCACGCTGACCAGCGTGATGTGGTTCATCCAGACCGGACGGCTGGCGTTTCCGTGA
- a CDS encoding UbiH/UbiF family hydroxylase, producing MTDLAAPFDVAVIGGGPAGVTAAIALAETGARTALVARRVPYSDNRTTALLGGSVEFLDGLGVWSRCSDKAAPLEAMRLVDDTGRLIRAPEVRFSCHEIGLDAFGYNIDNRSLMLALEARATELANLVRFDDEADSVLTEAEDVAIHTAAGQYLTARLVVGADGRHSLCREAAGIDVTRRDLKQTALTFNVSHSRPHRGVSTEFHTPHGPCVLVPLPGDRCSIVWVASPADAERFRSLSDEELSTAIEKQSHFILGQMRVEPGRNLFPLAIERPKSFARDRIALVGEAAHVVPPIGAQGLNLGLRDAADIAGLAGEAIAAGRDPGADEVLKRYDWARRPDILSRTFMIDIANRSLLNDFLPLQPVRAVGMHLLGAIGPLRRLAMREGLAPTWRR from the coding sequence ATGACAGATCTAGCAGCACCTTTTGACGTGGCCGTGATCGGAGGTGGACCGGCGGGCGTCACTGCCGCCATCGCGCTGGCGGAGACCGGCGCCCGCACCGCGCTGGTGGCGCGACGCGTGCCCTATTCCGACAACCGCACCACCGCGCTGCTCGGCGGCTCCGTTGAATTCCTGGACGGGCTCGGGGTCTGGTCGCGCTGCAGCGACAAGGCCGCGCCGCTCGAGGCAATGCGGCTCGTCGACGATACCGGCCGCCTCATCCGCGCGCCGGAGGTGCGCTTCTCCTGCCATGAGATCGGCCTCGACGCGTTCGGCTACAACATCGACAACCGCTCGCTGATGCTGGCGCTGGAGGCGCGCGCCACCGAGCTTGCCAATCTCGTCCGCTTTGATGACGAGGCCGACAGCGTCCTCACCGAAGCCGAGGACGTCGCGATCCACACCGCCGCGGGGCAGTATCTGACAGCCCGCCTCGTGGTCGGCGCCGACGGCCGGCATTCGCTGTGCCGCGAGGCCGCCGGCATCGACGTCACGCGGCGCGATCTGAAGCAGACGGCGCTGACCTTCAACGTCAGCCATTCCCGGCCGCATCGGGGCGTCTCGACCGAGTTCCACACCCCGCACGGCCCTTGTGTGCTCGTGCCGCTGCCGGGCGATCGTTGCAGCATCGTATGGGTGGCCTCGCCAGCGGACGCCGAGCGGTTCAGGTCCCTGAGCGACGAGGAACTCTCGACGGCGATCGAGAAGCAGTCGCATTTCATCCTTGGGCAGATGCGCGTGGAACCGGGCCGCAACCTGTTTCCGCTGGCGATCGAGCGGCCGAAATCCTTTGCCCGCGACCGCATCGCGCTCGTGGGCGAAGCGGCCCATGTGGTTCCCCCGATTGGCGCGCAGGGCCTCAATCTGGGCCTGCGGGATGCCGCCGATATCGCTGGGCTCGCCGGAGAGGCGATCGCGGCTGGCCGCGATCCCGGTGCGGACGAGGTGCTCAAGCGGTACGACTGGGCCCGGCGTCCGGACATTCTGAGCCGCACGTTCATGATCGATATCGCGAACCGTTCGTTGCTGAACGATTTCCTGCCGCTGCAACCGGTCCGCGCCGTCGGCATGCACCTGCTCGGCGCCATCGGCCCGTTGCGGCGCCTGGCTATGCGAGAGGGGCTCGCACCGACTTGGCGACGATAA
- the pcsA gene encoding phosphatidylcholine synthase: protein MDTPQDSLNPTPAARAAAFSVHIFTAFGGAVALLAMLEAVREHWAAMFQWLGVALIIDAIDGPIARRLNVKDVQPNWSGDVLDLVVDFVTYVFVPAYAIVASGLLLPVAAPLLGVAIIVTSALYFADLRMKAEDNHFRGFPALWNAAAFYLFLLHWPPLWSTLLVAALVVLTFVPFHVLHPVRVVRLRWLTMSLIVIWAALGLYALEMDFLVGTAAKVALCAIALWIVGSDAVIRMARSFA from the coding sequence ATGGACACCCCGCAGGATTCTCTCAACCCCACGCCGGCCGCCCGCGCCGCAGCCTTCTCCGTGCATATCTTCACGGCGTTCGGCGGCGCGGTGGCGCTGCTGGCGATGCTGGAAGCCGTGCGCGAGCATTGGGCGGCGATGTTTCAATGGCTCGGCGTCGCCCTCATCATCGACGCGATCGACGGGCCCATCGCCCGCAGGCTGAACGTCAAGGACGTGCAGCCGAACTGGTCGGGCGACGTGCTCGACCTCGTGGTCGATTTCGTCACCTATGTGTTCGTGCCGGCCTATGCGATCGTGGCGAGCGGCCTGTTGCTGCCGGTCGCGGCGCCGCTGCTCGGGGTCGCCATCATCGTCACCAGCGCACTGTATTTCGCCGACTTGCGCATGAAGGCCGAGGACAATCACTTCCGCGGCTTTCCGGCACTGTGGAACGCTGCGGCGTTCTATCTGTTCCTGCTGCACTGGCCGCCGCTGTGGTCGACGCTGCTGGTTGCCGCGCTGGTCGTCCTGACCTTCGTTCCCTTCCACGTGCTGCATCCGGTCCGTGTCGTGCGCCTGCGCTGGCTTACCATGTCGCTGATCGTGATCTGGGCCGCGCTCGGCCTCTATGCGCTGGAGATGGATTTCCTCGTCGGCACCGCTGCTAAGGTTGCGCTGTGCGCGATCGCACTCTGGATTGTCGGCAGCGACGCCGTGATCAGGATGGCAAGATCCTTCGCATGA
- a CDS encoding TerC family protein, translating into MMHLITSPEAWAALLTLTSLEIVLGIDNVIFLSVIVSRIPDKQAHRARQIGLALALVFRIILLSVLVWLIGLTQPVISLRGYDFSWRDLILIGGGLFLIAKATHEIHAEVDADDEGGEDNSGRSAFFWVIAQIVVIDLVFSLDSIITAIGMAQDLEIMIAAVVIACLVMYISSGPVARFVAEHPTTKMLALAFLVLIGVALVADGFKFHIPRGYIYFAIAFSAAVEFFNVLAKRNRRKAGK; encoded by the coding sequence ATGATGCACCTCATCACCAGCCCGGAAGCCTGGGCCGCGCTTCTCACCCTGACCTCGCTCGAGATCGTGCTCGGCATCGACAACGTCATCTTCCTGTCGGTGATCGTCTCGCGTATCCCCGACAAGCAGGCGCATCGCGCCCGCCAGATCGGGCTCGCGCTGGCCCTGGTGTTCCGCATCATTCTGCTCAGCGTCCTGGTCTGGCTGATCGGTCTGACCCAGCCGGTAATCTCGCTCAGGGGGTACGATTTCTCCTGGCGCGACCTCATCCTGATCGGGGGCGGGCTGTTCCTGATCGCGAAAGCGACCCACGAGATCCATGCCGAGGTCGATGCGGATGACGAGGGGGGCGAGGACAATTCCGGCCGCAGCGCCTTCTTCTGGGTGATCGCCCAGATCGTCGTCATCGACCTCGTGTTCTCGCTGGATTCCATCATCACCGCGATTGGCATGGCGCAGGACCTCGAGATCATGATCGCGGCTGTCGTGATCGCCTGCCTCGTGATGTACATTTCCTCGGGACCGGTGGCGCGGTTCGTCGCCGAGCATCCCACCACCAAGATGCTGGCGCTGGCATTTCTGGTGCTGATCGGCGTTGCGCTGGTGGCCGACGGATTCAAGTTTCACATTCCGCGCGGCTACATCTACTTCGCAATTGCGTTCTCGGCGGCGGTCGAATTCTTCAACGTGCTGGCCAAGCGCAATCGCAGGAAGGCCGGCAAATAG
- a CDS encoding quinone oxidoreductase, giving the protein MTKAVRVHKVGGPEALVYESVEVPAPGPGEVRIRQHAVGLNFIDVYFRTGLYKAPGLPFIAGNEAAGEVVSVGPGVTNFHPGDRVAYYHNLGAYTGERNIPWERLVKLPDHITYEQGAVLMLKGLTVWYLLHKTFKVEPHHRVLIHAAAGGIGLLACQWARALGAHVVGTVGSRQKAELAEANGCDHVILYNEEDFVARVKQISRNEGCDVVYDGVGKATFPGSLSCLKPRGMFVSFGNASGPVPPFAIAELNNHGSLFATRPKLNDYIGKRSELLEGADTLFAAVISGKLHVPINHAYALKDAAKAHIDLESRATTGASILKP; this is encoded by the coding sequence ATGACCAAAGCCGTCCGCGTGCACAAGGTCGGGGGTCCCGAAGCCCTGGTCTATGAGAGCGTGGAGGTGCCGGCGCCAGGGCCGGGCGAGGTACGTATCCGTCAGCACGCGGTGGGGTTGAACTTCATCGACGTCTATTTCCGCACCGGCCTCTACAAGGCGCCCGGACTTCCCTTCATCGCCGGCAACGAGGCGGCGGGCGAGGTGGTCTCCGTCGGACCCGGCGTGACGAATTTCCACCCCGGCGACCGCGTCGCCTACTACCACAATCTCGGTGCCTACACCGGCGAGCGCAACATCCCTTGGGAGCGGCTGGTCAAGCTGCCCGACCACATCACCTACGAGCAGGGCGCCGTGCTCATGCTGAAGGGGCTCACCGTCTGGTATCTCCTGCACAAGACCTTCAAGGTCGAGCCGCATCATCGCGTGCTGATTCACGCCGCCGCCGGCGGCATCGGCCTGCTCGCCTGCCAATGGGCGAGGGCGCTCGGGGCGCATGTGGTCGGCACCGTCGGCTCGCGCCAGAAGGCGGAGCTTGCCGAGGCCAATGGCTGCGACCACGTCATCCTCTACAACGAGGAGGATTTCGTCGCGCGCGTGAAGCAGATCAGCCGCAACGAGGGCTGCGACGTCGTCTATGACGGCGTCGGCAAGGCGACGTTCCCCGGCTCGCTGTCCTGCCTGAAGCCGCGCGGCATGTTCGTCTCCTTCGGCAATGCCTCGGGACCCGTGCCGCCGTTCGCGATCGCCGAGCTCAACAATCACGGCTCGCTGTTTGCGACCCGGCCGAAGCTCAACGACTATATCGGCAAGCGCTCGGAATTGCTGGAAGGCGCCGACACGCTGTTCGCCGCCGTGATCAGCGGCAAGCTGCACGTTCCGATCAACCACGCCTACGCGCTGAAGGACGCGGCGAAAGCGCATATCGATCTCGAGAGCCGCGCCACGACGGGCGCGTCGATCTTGAAGCCGTGA